TGATTCCTTGAATTTCAAGACATGTTAAAATAATTTGCTTGACCTGATTAATTGTTCCTTCTACTCCAAAACTATTTTCATAAAATTCTTTAGATAAATTTATGTGAGCAATTCCATCATTTATACTTAAGTTTAATACTTTGGTGTTGATAGGAATTAAACTTAAGAAATTATTTTTAAGTTCATATTCATTAGGACCGTTAATTAGTGCTTTTAATGTTTCTTTGAGAATGTTTTTATCATATTGAATGGTTCGCTTAATCCATTGTTTTAAAAAATGTCCCTCAGCGGTAACTTTTATAAAATATAGTTTAACTTCTTTTTTGTTTTTTAAGTATTTTTGTTCTTGATATTTAAATTCTTCTTCAATTTTTTGTATTTCAGGTGGCTTTATTAAAAATTTTTCATTGTTAAGTATTTTAATAGTTTCATTTTTTGTATTCTCTAGTTTTGCTTCTATCTTATTAGGTTTTGATTGGCTAAATTCAAAATTGTCATTATTGTTAATTTGTTCATTGAATATGTTTTTAATGAGTGAATTTTTAATTATTAGTAATAAGCAGAGTCCTGTTAGGAATATTGCAAATAATACTAAAAATATATCTATTTGATTAAAGCTACTTGTTTTTCGTTTACTATTTCTTTTTTTCCTTATCAATTGGACGTCCGTTTATAATTGGCATAAAGCTGTAATATCTGATATTATAATAGAAAAACCTACATAAGGAAAGAGGCAGTTTAGCTTTGATTGGTTCTAAAGTTCAAGATTATAAAAGTGTTCTTATTGTTGGAAGACCAAATGTTGGGAAGTCTACTTTATTTAATAAGCTTTTAAGCTCAAATAGAAGTATTACTGATGAAATTTATGGAGTTACTAGGGATTTGATAAAAGAGATTTGTACAGTAGATTCTTATAAATTTTATTTGATTGATGCTGGTGGATTTACCCTTTTAAGGGATGAACTTAGTAGAGTTGTGGTTAATAAAGTTATAAGCTTGCTTGATAGCATTGATTTGATCTTGTTTGTTTTAGATGTAAATGAAATTTTATCAGAAGATTATGAGCTTATTGAGAGGTTAAGAAAATATAGTGATAAGATAGTCTTGGTGTTAAATAAAATAGATAGTCATCATAAGCAAGCCTTAACTTATGAATTTCAAAATTTAGGTTTTCAAAAGAGCTTTTTAGTTAGTGCGACTCATGGAAAAGGAGTAAATAGCTTAAGAATTTTTTTGAAAAATTCAGTAGGCAAATTGGCAATTGATGATAATGTTGATGTTAAGATTGGCCTTATAGGGAAGCCAAATTCAGGCAAATCTACTCTTATTAATTTTTTAGCAGGACGTGAAGTTTCAATTGTGTCTCGGGTTGCTGGGACTACAAGGGATTTTGTTAAAGCAAGATTTCAAAGGAATGGTAAAACATTTGAGCTTATTGATACTGCTGGAATAAGGCGGCGAGCAAGGGTAAATGAACTTATTGAACATTATTCTGTAAGTAGAGCTTTAAGAGTAATTGATATGGTAGATATTGTCTTTTTATTAGTTGATGTTAAAGAAGACTTAACGGCGCAAGATAAGAAAATTGCTCATTATGCAACTAAACGGGGTAAAGGGATTATTATTGTGTTTACCAAGTGGGATCTTGTAAAATCAAAAAGCGGTTATTTTGAGGCTTTAAAAAATCGTGTTAAGTTTTTTTTCCCAATTTTAAATTTTTCTCCCATATTAAGAATATCTGCTCATAGAAGAGAGGGGGTAGATAATCTTTTTAAAGAAGCAATTAAATTAAAAAAACAACTTGAACTTAAAATAAGTACTGCTGATTTGAATAAGATGTTGAGTTTATGGATTAAGGATTATCATTTGAATGCTTCACATAAAGTGAAATATATAACTCAGATTAGTGTTAATCCTGTTAAGTTTATTTTATTTGCGAATAAAATAACTAATTTTCCAAATTCTTATTATAATTATTTAGTAAATAATATTCGTAAAATTGGTTATTATAATATTCCAATTTTAATAGAACTGAGAGAAAAAACAAGAGACTTAAAGTGAGATATATATTTTTATTTTTGATAGTTGCTAATCTGAATCCCTTTGCATTTGAGAATTTTTTTTATGATTTTAGTGTTAGAGCAAATTATGCAAAATATTTTAATTCGAGGAATACTGCTTTTAAGATAAAACCCCAAAAATATTATATTTCAGATGATTATTATGTTGAAGTATCAAATTCAATATTGGGAGATTATGCTTACTATTCTTTTTTTAATCGGAAAAATGGTGCGTCTTATATTTTTCCAGGCTCTTATGTAATTAAAGTTGGAAGATATGGTATTGAACAGATAAAGATATTTTTTCTAAATAGAGCAGATACTTTTATTAGAATAAAGGCAGGTGATGTTCATTCAAGTGCTGATTTTTATTTAATTAATACTTTCATTTATAAAGATATTAAATTGCCTTTTAAAATTAGTGATATTGCTACTGGTTCTTTTTTAGAAATAGTTAAATATATTAGTAATTTTATTGATTTTGAACTTTTTAGACCTAGATCCCTTGAAGCTTATGATAATATTTCTAATATTGTTGACAGCCTGAGAGCCTTTTTAAAGGTTTCTCCTTTAATATTTGAAGTACATGATGGGGCAATGAATGAACTAGGTGAAATGGTGTATATTAGAACGGGTGAACCTCAAAGAGAACCTATAGGATTTAATTGTTCTGGATTTGGTAAATGGGTAGCAGATTCAATTTATAAGGCAATGACAGGAAAGCTTTTAAAAATAAAGGATCTTAAAGTTAAGCATATTGGAATTAGAGGTAATAGTTTTACGAAGTATTATGAATTTAGTAGGGATCCATTTTTTGGACTTGATTGGACTCGTAATATTGCCTATAAACTTAAAAATGTTGATGCTGATCTAGACTTATCTAGGGTTAAGGAGTTAGATGTAAATAATATTGGTTTTCTTAAGTATATTGAAAACCGTGGATATGAGATTGATAATTTAGAGTTTATTTTGTATTATTTAGCTGTTAAGGAGCCTGGTCATATGTATTTTGGCTCTTTGAATACAACAATTAATGGATTTCCAGGAAAAGTTTTTCATAAACATGTTGTTGTGTTATTTCCATTTATTGATAGAGAATCTATTTTTAGAGTATCTTTAATGGAAATTAATGATGAAACTTCAATTAAATCACTTAGAGGTAGATATCCAAATTCATATATTCATTTAGTTAGGGCCAAAGTTCCAAAGAATATATCTATAGTGCCAATACCCAAAAGGATAAATAAGGATAAATAATTAGATATTATGATAAAAGCTGTAGT
This portion of the Borrelia turicatae 91E135 genome encodes:
- a CDS encoding GerMN domain-containing protein, which codes for MIRKKRNSKRKTSSFNQIDIFLVLFAIFLTGLCLLLIIKNSLIKNIFNEQINNNDNFEFSQSKPNKIEAKLENTKNETIKILNNEKFLIKPPEIQKIEEEFKYQEQKYLKNKKEVKLYFIKVTAEGHFLKQWIKRTIQYDKNILKETLKALINGPNEYELKNNFLSLIPINTKVLNLSINDGIAHINLSKEFYENSFGVEGTINQVKQIILTCLEIQGINGITLKVENNPIILEDLNLDFSGILDNKKLAKY
- the der gene encoding ribosome biogenesis GTPase Der, with translation MIGSKVQDYKSVLIVGRPNVGKSTLFNKLLSSNRSITDEIYGVTRDLIKEICTVDSYKFYLIDAGGFTLLRDELSRVVVNKVISLLDSIDLILFVLDVNEILSEDYELIERLRKYSDKIVLVLNKIDSHHKQALTYEFQNLGFQKSFLVSATHGKGVNSLRIFLKNSVGKLAIDDNVDVKIGLIGKPNSGKSTLINFLAGREVSIVSRVAGTTRDFVKARFQRNGKTFELIDTAGIRRRARVNELIEHYSVSRALRVIDMVDIVFLLVDVKEDLTAQDKKIAHYATKRGKGIIIVFTKWDLVKSKSGYFEALKNRVKFFFPILNFSPILRISAHRREGVDNLFKEAIKLKKQLELKISTADLNKMLSLWIKDYHLNASHKVKYITQISVNPVKFILFANKITNFPNSYYNYLVNNIRKIGYYNIPILIELREKTRDLK